ATACGTCATGCATAAGAATGACATGTTACGCTTTGCCACTAAATGCAGATTAAATAATCATCTGTTTACAGGAATCTTTCAGAGTGAAGAACCATGGAGGAATATATTCCAATTAACACTCTTCACTGTGTAACATCACTGGCAAGCTGGTGGCCCATTCGGCTCCATGTTTCATTACAGAGacaaaataatcaaaataaacaCAGCAAAGACAAAAAGAGCGTCTGTATGCTTTACTTTCTAtggcaatgtttcccaacccagtccgcAGGAagcccagacagtccacgtttttgcttcctttcagctccctgcacacctgtaccaggcaTTCGGTGTTCCCGATTGACTGGGAGCTGAgcggaagcaaaaacatggactgtccgaggttccccgaggactgggttgggaaacactgctctatgaCGGCCAGCAGCTTTTAGacagatggattgatggatccTACTAAACATTATTGGTTTACcattacatttatctcaaaaaacaaacaaaggctTTGACGACTAGATAAATTAGGCTGCATTGTGCtgaatgaatattaaaatcacataTAATTAGCAAATTCATAAATTAATATTACAGAAAAATtgtaatgaaaaaaatgttacGAAATCATGGCTTTTGAATCAGCTGCTATTCATCCATAGCCCCTAATGCACTTAAGtcgaaatacaaaataatttatattatgaAATATGAAGGCATTTATTAGCAAAATTGTGCTGTGCATCAATATGCCAATAAAGCCAAATTAAGAGATGGTTAATTAAGGGGTCTGATTCAGGAAACATTTTACACACAAAGCAACACATCCTGTCTTGGTTTCCCTCCTTACGGCATAATGCATGCGAACAGCAGTCAGAATTACCAACATGGAGCTTCCAGCTGCAGAATGAGGTACCACCACAgaaaatgtacacacacttgtGCAATGTGATAGCTTTTATTCAATAATAAAACTCACTGATCAGACTGTTTCACAGGGGATGCGTTTTAGTGACCTGTATGACCCAACCTTTGGCAACTCTAAAGGATGCAAAAAGAGCACGAACTGGTCATTAAAATCCAGATCATACATTTACGATACACGtttagtacaaaaaaaaaaaaccctaaaaatTAGTGAACGATGtgaaatgtcaagttatacatTAGTATTTAAACCTCACGGGGAaataaaaacagacagacaatacaacaataacagcaacacgGGTTACATGTTACATAAGATCAACCTGAAGTGGTACTCTGAAGTTTGGCACCTCTGGGAATATGCATCGTGGCACTGGGGCAGATTTCACGACATCACTCTTCAGACATATACAAGCGGTACAGCAACGTGACGACAGCGGCGGCCAAGCCTGGAATCACGAGGTTCGTCCACCAGCTATGGGACGAAACCACTGTCAGTTAAAGTATTATAATCTTCAGGGTGCTCATTACCGCGGCTGGGTTTTACATGGTCTATAGATCTTGCTATGAATACTAGTAACTGGAGAAATTTTATCTGTCGATAGTTTAAATGTCCTTCAGAGTTAAACCACCGCGGTGAGAAGTCAAGTAAACGTGAGAAGTCAACAAGTAAACGTGATGCTCACACAGAGCATttaagtaaggaataattgacgacgggccgttgaattattagaaaaataatgcacacccgaggtggtgatgcggccacgacgcgaagcggagtggccgttacacctcgggtgtgcattatttttctaataattcaacggtccggagtcaattattccgcttatactacggttgccacacctcaagacatcgatcagatgatatatttcaagggattcgtccagtttttctacttaaatcgctattgtgagtaggattatttcttccgcatctcagttccaaaacgtcattagctgttgtttttttggtgtttttctccctcgagtatgtctagctgttcttcgctgatcgttttatgtcttttgttgttgccggctgcctttgatgtccgcttccgtttatgttgtttttcatctggactgtctaatactgctgcagcccagttgttgaaagtttcctattcaccgtaaatattaaaatttactttcggaaaatcgtctgtcatgttgttgtttttgttagtcctgtgtgctgtatatataggtactgtatgctaatttctgttattacagttaactatgcgaagtgatatggaactgtaatgcggtcaagagagctgcctggaactacgttcgccgtgcgtttccctgaaaataattgcacacctcagaacgttcttcagccaatcagattcaagcattcaatgGTCCCGTAGTATAATCATCCATAATGTAAGGCAGAAACACTCTTCTAATTTCGTTGTATCTTGTGCAATTACAaaaccattcattcattcattctatCAGGGACAGAACTGAACTTGACATGTAAAACGTTGATATTCCGTCAACCAGAACAAAAGCAAACCAGAGGTATTCCAGCTCTGAGTGTAGTGCATTATAAGTGCTAAATTAGCAGTGGGGATGCCCAAAAGTAACTTAAATTCTACTTAAACACAAAATCcagccacagttcctaaaaccAAAGTGTCATACAATGCCGCGCGGACATACCTCGAATTATCTGGAAAAGTTGTTACTTGTGACTCCTGGATAAAAAGCAGAATTCAGGAGTGTAAGTAAAGGGAAAATCTTCACAACAATGTGCTTTGTCAAGGTGGACACTATGCTACTCGTCAGTGGAAGAAACAGAAGACGGCAGATGTGGACCCCGACACTGCGGACTCTGTCCCATCACTGAGCAATCGCTGCATCCTTCACCCAGCTCAGGGTCCTGCTTCCAGCATCCTGGACATCAGCCAAGACTGGCTCACATTCCTGCGGCCCACTGTGCTAAACACAAGAGTGAAGAACCCCTCCTCCTTACCGGTGGTTTCTGAATTTTAGGCCGGTCTTCCTGTGAACAGACAGACAAAATAAAGGCAACAGGCAACAAGAGCATTTCTGGAATCACAAAGCAGAATTCAAGCcgaatatattacatttatttaggagatgcttttATTAAAGTTGCActcatttatctgacactttTACCTAAAAGCGGCTTACAGTAGAGGTAAGGGCTACAATTTGTGTGtcctccctgggatttgaaccaacaacctttgcGTCATTAGCGCAATGCTTGAATTATTGAGCTACAAgacctttctttttttaatccaaagcaatacacatttttgagaaagtaggATGTCAGTCAGTCCCAGGAGCAATTGGGCGTTAagtgccttgctcaagggccctcacaatgacatcactctgccaggcCTGGGAtatgaactggcaaccttccgaatAACACGGACAGTGCCCTAACCTGTTCAGCCTCATGCTGCCTACGGATGTATTACACTGTGTAGGTGCGAGACAGGGTCAAGTCAGGTGACAATTCCATCCAATCACCTCCAATCACCTATGCACCTGTGTACATTAGAATGGACTTTCTTTACTGATCCTACTTGAGCAACATCTATTTTTGTTCTATGTGTATTTTGACTTGGTCTAAAGGCAAATCTACAGTTGTGTTATTGTACTTTAAAACCAAACCCCAAACTAAGCTCGACAATATCCCCCGTCTGATTGATTGTGTCCTCCAAGCCTAAACGCATCTGGCTGCTGGCTGTGGTCTAAAATTCTTCTATATGCTTTGTTCCAAAACACCAGCAGGATCAGGGGAGGCTGTGGAAATGGGTGGTGGACAGTGGTGGACAGTGAACAAAGGCGGCCTTGTGGACATAGGATGGCTGGGGGGGACAGGGTCCGCCCACAGTCTCTTACCGGGTGCAGCTCTCCAATGACGAAGCTTGCAGCCATCTCCCTGGCATCGCTCGAATGGCCCACATCCTCGAAGCTCTCTGTGGCGTCGCCCCCCGCCTGCTCCCGCAGCACTTCT
The Paramormyrops kingsleyae isolate MSU_618 chromosome 4, PKINGS_0.4, whole genome shotgun sequence genome window above contains:
- the LOC111859550 gene encoding cytochrome b5-like; translation: MEGNTANERTVKYYRLSEVEERNSSKSTWIIINYKVYDVTKFLEEHPGGEEVLREQAGGDATESFEDVGHSSDAREMAASFVIGELHPEDRPKIQKPPESQVTTFPDNSSWWTNLVIPGLAAAVVTLLYRLYMSEE